Proteins encoded in a region of the Paenibacillus sp. E222 genome:
- a CDS encoding diguanylate cyclase: protein MSPLVWYDLFLFVLLFGVYVYVFATVRITNLHKVYFLFHGLMMLWPFCQFASTLTDDPGLQLFYVTLSFVAVSLLGSGWLLLTIFITGEAERLGQKRSFLLFIPAVIGAVGVILNPWSWFVTPLEGGYVERAYGPWFWVVMAILVSYFVTSLFILFRALYSSRTSSMIKNQVKVTLWGIFVLAVFATIDALLNVVLRAYLPFIIPGLTSLGIFVSDLFFVYVIKRYNVFDLVSIAHEDVINTIPYGILVLDENEMIIELNKASRSFMDLHVGDSFDMDAFLGSVRVEGSRKKFLEAYKQKDNTLSQIEVIVERDDIRHYILQASPIVDAARAPIGHILTFQDVSQERFYVKEMNRQNETLQERNHALDRIRLELSEANRKLEELALTDSLTNCYNRRYLTQHLNHEVITNIQYKTPFSLILLDIDYFKAINDRYGHVIGDEVLHRTAQAVKDSIRSTDILTRYGGEEFMIYLPHTERELAQQIAERVRLAVETNLIVVDHEIEQVSITISIGILSIEDFEVDHVPENPEGYLTQLFAAVDKALYQAKQNGRNRIEFANI from the coding sequence GTGAGCCCATTAGTATGGTATGATCTCTTTCTATTCGTCCTATTGTTTGGTGTATACGTATATGTTTTTGCTACGGTTAGAATTACGAACTTACATAAGGTTTACTTTTTGTTTCATGGGTTGATGATGCTCTGGCCATTCTGTCAATTTGCGAGTACGTTGACGGATGATCCCGGCTTGCAGCTGTTCTATGTTACGTTATCTTTTGTCGCCGTTTCCTTGCTCGGGAGTGGGTGGCTACTGCTTACGATCTTCATTACGGGTGAGGCAGAGCGATTAGGCCAAAAAAGATCCTTCCTCTTGTTCATCCCTGCGGTTATTGGAGCCGTTGGCGTGATCCTGAACCCGTGGAGCTGGTTTGTAACTCCGCTGGAAGGCGGTTATGTCGAGCGGGCATATGGACCTTGGTTCTGGGTTGTCATGGCTATACTCGTGAGTTACTTTGTAACGTCCCTCTTTATTTTATTTCGGGCACTTTATTCTTCGCGAACGTCCTCCATGATTAAAAATCAGGTGAAAGTTACGCTATGGGGCATATTTGTGCTGGCTGTTTTTGCAACAATCGACGCTCTGCTTAATGTGGTTCTACGAGCGTATTTACCGTTCATCATTCCCGGACTGACTTCGCTGGGGATTTTCGTGTCCGACCTTTTCTTCGTCTATGTCATCAAAAGGTACAATGTGTTCGATCTGGTTTCTATCGCCCATGAGGATGTGATCAATACCATTCCTTACGGCATCCTTGTACTGGATGAGAATGAGATGATTATTGAATTGAACAAAGCCTCCCGCTCCTTCATGGATCTGCATGTGGGGGATTCTTTTGATATGGATGCATTTCTGGGTTCTGTTCGTGTAGAAGGCAGCCGTAAGAAGTTCTTGGAGGCGTATAAGCAAAAGGACAATACCTTGTCTCAAATTGAAGTGATCGTAGAGCGGGATGACATCCGTCATTATATCCTTCAAGCGTCTCCCATTGTTGATGCTGCTCGCGCGCCTATTGGACATATCCTTACGTTCCAGGATGTCTCTCAAGAGCGCTTCTATGTCAAAGAAATGAATAGGCAGAACGAGACGCTTCAGGAGCGTAATCATGCCCTGGATCGGATTCGCCTGGAGTTGTCCGAGGCCAATCGCAAGCTGGAAGAACTCGCCCTGACGGACAGTCTGACGAACTGCTACAACCGCCGCTATCTGACCCAACACCTGAATCATGAGGTTATCACCAACATTCAATATAAAACGCCGTTTTCACTTATTCTGCTGGATATTGACTACTTCAAAGCGATCAATGATCGCTACGGACATGTCATCGGGGATGAAGTGCTGCATCGCACGGCTCAGGCTGTCAAAGATTCCATTCGGAGCACCGATATTCTAACGCGATATGGCGGGGAGGAATTCATGATCTACCTTCCACACACGGAGCGCGAGTTAGCCCAACAAATTGCGGAACGTGTGAGATTAGCGGTGGAGACCAACCTCATTGTGGTGGATCATGAGATCGAACAGGTGTCCATTACGATTAGCATAGGAATTCTGTCCATTGAGGATTTTGAAGTTGATCATGTACCGGAGAATCCGGAAGGGTATTTGACTCAACTGTTCGCTGCGGTGGATAAGGCGTTGTATCAGGCGAAGCAGAATGGGCGTAATCGGATTGAGTTTGCAAATATATAG
- a CDS encoding caspase family protein, producing MTCIKAFLVGVGDYTPLEVESLPFCQIDMKNFSTSLQQGIHVEKRNIVHLGTSTDGLVTGEEFWDKFLLFNEELNIEDTAIFYFSGHGTSTNPHYLVVSDDYIETQRIIEYLNKSKAKNKILFLDCCYSGNFNIELSEQVDINDALDKFNGMGCAVLTSSNAYQVSYGDSIGSVFTNILCNALIDKHLYKKGLLSLQDLQLWVKRSLEIHSLKNPNYPQDSIFRSNIVGTVYFKVEDYVPYKVDEYYLEDEDFTICSVNPVHNNLAKRYDVKVILKSVLEVTEIADIILKISEILKYANIYKNEIQKLRYAGQATNIIWVYFGFCEEDIVKSNFFGIGTWVDENQDKEWWYKIKNESDIILKNIHFSSNSFYSVLKGIMNEDSISDEEACSQLKSIRFEMINLAQSMVHSFNEFRNKIINDDEFFDIVTNLSPRINELFMLLTDMKFTSTKIQNYREAHLSLLGTIHDLSLFYNHKNKEVWKPRNRESLMVSTITRYHNDLLCLEDIEKGLIC from the coding sequence GTGACATGTATAAAAGCGTTTTTGGTGGGAGTAGGTGATTATACACCACTAGAGGTAGAGAGTCTCCCTTTTTGCCAAATAGATATGAAAAATTTCTCCACCTCCCTGCAACAGGGTATCCATGTTGAAAAAAGAAATATAGTACATTTAGGAACTTCAACAGATGGCTTAGTAACTGGTGAAGAATTCTGGGATAAATTTCTCTTATTCAATGAGGAACTGAATATTGAAGACACGGCTATTTTTTATTTCTCGGGACATGGAACTTCAACAAATCCACATTATTTGGTAGTAAGTGATGATTACATTGAGACTCAAAGAATAATTGAATATTTAAATAAATCTAAAGCAAAGAATAAAATCTTATTCTTAGACTGCTGTTATTCTGGTAATTTTAATATTGAATTATCTGAACAAGTGGATATAAACGATGCTTTAGATAAATTTAATGGAATGGGATGTGCAGTTCTTACATCTAGTAATGCTTATCAAGTTTCATATGGAGACAGTATTGGAAGTGTTTTTACAAATATTTTATGTAATGCACTAATAGATAAACATCTATATAAAAAGGGGCTATTATCACTTCAAGATCTACAACTATGGGTGAAAAGATCTCTTGAAATTCACTCTCTTAAGAATCCGAATTATCCTCAAGATTCAATTTTTAGATCAAATATAGTAGGTACTGTTTATTTTAAAGTTGAAGATTATGTTCCATACAAAGTAGATGAGTACTACCTTGAGGACGAAGATTTTACGATATGCTCTGTTAATCCTGTCCATAATAATCTGGCTAAGAGATACGATGTTAAAGTCATACTTAAGTCCGTGCTGGAAGTTACAGAGATAGCAGATATAATTTTAAAAATAAGTGAAATCTTAAAATATGCTAACATATATAAAAATGAAATACAGAAGCTACGTTACGCTGGGCAAGCAACCAATATTATATGGGTATACTTTGGTTTTTGCGAAGAGGACATTGTTAAATCTAATTTTTTTGGTATAGGGACATGGGTGGACGAAAACCAAGATAAAGAGTGGTGGTATAAAATAAAAAATGAGAGTGATATTATATTGAAAAATATCCACTTCAGTAGCAATTCTTTTTACTCTGTGTTAAAGGGAATTATGAATGAAGATAGTATAAGTGATGAGGAAGCATGCTCACAGTTAAAAAGTATTAGATTTGAAATGATAAATTTAGCTCAATCTATGGTACATTCTTTCAATGAATTTAGAAATAAAATTATTAATGATGATGAATTTTTTGATATTGTAACAAACCTGAGTCCTAGGATAAATGAACTTTTTATGCTATTAACTGACATGAAATTTACATCTACAAAAATTCAAAATTATCGGGAAGCACACTTGTCATTATTAGGTACGATACACGATCTTTCTTTATTTTATAACCACAAAAATAAGGAAGTATGGAAACCTAGAAATCGGGAATCATTAATGGTCAGTACGATCACAAGGTATCATAATGATTTGTTATGTCTAGAAGATATTGAAAAAGGATTAATTTGTTAA
- a CDS encoding DUF6338 family protein, whose product MELSELFVRMLLVFFPGIIAAKIVDMLTDHERKDIWAFFLNAFVLGMGAYFTRYLIIVLINLIPRFNYKVYFLNFLTDSKLPIVWIEIVWTTVTAIFLGFIVTFVITHRLVYGIARSLKISKKFAEEDVWGYVFNNDSIRWVTLRDFEKKLIYEGWVEAFSQVHVNSELFIRDVTVYDMENVNSFYNVDAMYVSRNHDNITIEFRTIQ is encoded by the coding sequence TTGGAATTATCCGAACTTTTTGTTCGTATGCTTCTTGTTTTCTTTCCAGGAATTATAGCTGCTAAAATTGTCGACATGCTTACTGATCATGAAAGAAAGGACATTTGGGCGTTTTTTTTAAATGCTTTTGTTTTGGGTATGGGCGCCTATTTTACAAGATATCTTATTATTGTGCTCATAAATTTAATTCCTAGATTCAATTACAAAGTATATTTTTTAAATTTCCTTACTGATTCAAAACTACCAATTGTCTGGATTGAAATTGTTTGGACTACAGTAACAGCAATTTTTCTTGGTTTTATAGTAACTTTTGTTATAACACATCGCTTAGTTTATGGAATTGCCAGAAGCCTTAAGATTTCAAAAAAATTTGCTGAAGAAGATGTCTGGGGCTACGTATTTAATAACGACAGCATAAGATGGGTAACTTTACGTGATTTTGAAAAAAAACTAATATACGAGGGGTGGGTTGAGGCGTTCTCACAAGTACATGTAAACAGTGAATTGTTTATTAGAGATGTTACAGTGTATGACATGGAGAACGTGAATTCATTTTATAATGTCGATGCTATGTATGTAAGTAGAAATCATGATAATATCACTATAGAGTTTCGAACAATACAGTAG
- a CDS encoding helix-turn-helix domain-containing protein, translated as MSELRQLIGTRIRAMRNAKGLTQQKLADIAGLDYRYIGALERGERNFSIDTLEKVLLALNLELYELMYSVEEIHDLKKHQLEAVDEYLGLLDSLTDEQINIMRKIVKEVFQAYQTNQQT; from the coding sequence ATGTCAGAGTTACGCCAATTAATAGGTACACGAATTAGAGCAATGCGAAATGCCAAAGGACTTACTCAACAAAAGCTGGCTGATATTGCCGGGTTAGATTATAGATATATCGGAGCATTAGAAAGAGGCGAAAGAAACTTTTCCATTGATACTCTAGAAAAAGTACTACTCGCCTTAAATCTAGAACTTTATGAGTTAATGTACTCCGTTGAGGAGATTCATGATCTAAAAAAACACCAACTTGAGGCAGTTGATGAATACTTAGGTTTGTTAGATTCATTAACAGATGAACAAATTAATATTATGAGAAAAATAGTCAAAGAGGTTTTTCAAGCATATCAAACTAATCAACAAACTTAA
- a CDS encoding DNA-binding protein yields the protein MRKSILKSLKPDIIVEMLDMAVAFENWNKVMERADMLYQCVQCIHEERQEHRTKGLPLPYIHTEHPLIYYHGFSLQMRGMAHQKMGQVDQARACIDQYAELGWMEELDGAGMQVVQEFRHRAQVNRYALEIEDGQVQLLEEFVNFLVEHPDEWLAGLKVITEAAVRHRWQIDRVLHMFANQVQGVGRGMDSSNNVDMYHYCYQRALYERWMERPQEAVEFILQAIRLAYKLEMDRYFIRCTALLESLREEATGEQIGRYRMMLEEMK from the coding sequence GTGCGAAAATCTATCCTAAAATCACTCAAACCGGACATCATTGTTGAAATGTTGGATATGGCTGTGGCTTTTGAAAATTGGAATAAGGTGATGGAGAGGGCGGACATGTTGTATCAATGTGTGCAGTGCATTCATGAAGAGCGACAGGAGCACCGTACCAAGGGATTACCTTTACCGTACATCCATACTGAGCATCCGTTGATCTATTATCACGGGTTCAGCCTCCAGATGCGGGGTATGGCTCACCAGAAGATGGGACAGGTAGATCAGGCACGAGCTTGTATCGATCAGTATGCAGAGCTGGGGTGGATGGAAGAGTTGGATGGGGCGGGAATGCAGGTAGTGCAGGAGTTTAGGCATCGTGCACAGGTGAATCGGTATGCTCTTGAGATTGAAGACGGGCAGGTGCAACTGCTGGAGGAGTTTGTGAATTTTCTGGTAGAGCATCCAGACGAATGGTTGGCAGGTCTGAAAGTGATTACGGAAGCAGCAGTGCGGCATAGGTGGCAGATTGATCGGGTTTTACATATGTTTGCGAATCAGGTTCAGGGTGTGGGGAGAGGAATGGATTCTTCAAACAACGTCGATATGTACCATTACTGTTATCAGCGGGCTTTGTATGAACGGTGGATGGAAAGACCGCAGGAGGCCGTGGAGTTCATTTTGCAGGCGATTCGGTTAGCGTATAAGCTTGAGATGGATCGGTATTTTATAAGGTGCACGGCATTGTTGGAATCATTGCGGGAAGAGGCCACAGGGGAGCAGATCGGGCGGTATAGGATGATGTTGGAGGAAATGAAGTAG
- a CDS encoding WXG100 family type VII secretion target: MSTIKVTPEQLHHVSNQVDQARQQLESIRNDLTRQIMFVQMMWMGATQERFYYEFEQSRPILDKALESMVNTSKELKDIATRFQDADAQKGCLGGAFGAIGAAVMMTKSSGDSNSGDKGYRMAQVNMFGKWVWMPVNENGDADQAALQAYEKDRGDLNFNRMQAVNVEPPGEDIFALQIKAFEMGIHPTTGEPVSDKYAQMMVTSLKFSQIFMAIQMVRGSMPGSKGPYRLPSSNPAVAKIKQNIEAKNRSIEKNALEATPKATEQRAQLSQNLIDHVINRHSVNSTKQQLPYLQKKMSDEQINEMLSRKSFFNKEWSDNKITDASTEAVNQLKQQGIKDGLHTVTVFDEQIKVFIRNDNVDSVYGTHIYKISDLID; this comes from the coding sequence ATGAGTACAATCAAAGTTACCCCTGAACAACTACATCACGTATCGAATCAGGTGGATCAAGCCAGACAACAGTTGGAGAGTATACGAAATGATCTGACGAGACAGATCATGTTCGTTCAGATGATGTGGATGGGCGCGACGCAGGAGCGATTTTACTATGAGTTCGAGCAGTCACGACCTATACTGGATAAAGCGCTGGAGAGTATGGTCAATACATCGAAGGAATTGAAGGATATCGCCACGCGTTTCCAAGATGCAGATGCTCAGAAGGGATGTCTGGGTGGTGCGTTTGGAGCAATCGGTGCCGCAGTTATGATGACCAAATCATCAGGTGATTCAAATTCGGGTGATAAGGGCTATCGGATGGCGCAAGTCAATATGTTTGGTAAGTGGGTATGGATGCCTGTCAACGAGAATGGTGATGCGGATCAGGCTGCCCTTCAGGCTTATGAGAAGGATCGGGGAGATCTAAATTTCAATCGTATGCAAGCTGTGAACGTTGAACCGCCTGGGGAAGATATTTTTGCTTTACAGATCAAGGCGTTTGAGATGGGCATTCATCCTACGACAGGAGAGCCTGTATCAGATAAATATGCTCAGATGATGGTGACCTCTCTGAAGTTTAGTCAGATATTCATGGCCATTCAGATGGTTCGTGGGAGTATGCCGGGCAGTAAAGGGCCTTATCGATTGCCATCTTCTAATCCTGCTGTGGCGAAGATTAAGCAGAATATTGAGGCGAAGAATAGGAGTATAGAAAAAAATGCACTAGAGGCAACTCCAAAAGCCACAGAGCAGAGAGCTCAGTTGAGCCAAAATTTGATTGACCATGTTATTAATAGACATTCTGTTAATAGTACGAAGCAACAACTTCCATATCTCCAAAAGAAAATGTCCGATGAACAAATCAATGAAATGCTAAGTAGAAAGTCTTTCTTTAATAAAGAGTGGTCTGATAATAAAATAACTGATGCGTCTACAGAGGCCGTTAATCAGTTGAAACAACAGGGAATAAAGGATGGTTTGCATACTGTTACTGTATTTGATGAACAGATTAAAGTTTTCATTAGAAATGATAATGTTGATTCCGTTTATGGTACACATATATATAAAATTAGTGATTTAATAGATTAG
- a CDS encoding pentapeptide repeat-containing protein — translation MEQNLDHKFELHKKWVETSGQEGEKLRLQEVDFQHYELIGVCLEQSYMTSCNFDNLSLNNMDFHASILSSSTYNDAELVNCDFYKSDLSYTEFSNATLNGVRFARDDFWEAGFKRATIIDCNLSASSFSLTDFSNASLINIDISESRFEGVSFYGATLKNIKGITEVNFHSINVGTPDNPTVLLGQDAAKWLEATVGE, via the coding sequence ATGGAACAAAATTTAGATCATAAATTTGAGCTTCACAAAAAGTGGGTAGAGACTAGTGGTCAAGAAGGTGAGAAGCTACGATTACAGGAAGTTGATTTTCAACATTATGAGTTAATTGGTGTGTGTTTGGAACAATCGTATATGACTAGCTGTAATTTTGATAATCTTAGTCTGAACAACATGGATTTCCATGCCTCAATTTTGAGTTCGTCAACTTATAACGACGCAGAGTTAGTGAATTGTGATTTTTATAAGTCGGACTTGTCTTATACTGAATTTTCTAATGCAACTTTGAATGGTGTAAGATTTGCTAGAGATGATTTTTGGGAGGCTGGTTTTAAAAGGGCTACAATTATAGATTGTAATTTGTCGGCAAGTAGCTTCTCTCTAACTGACTTTAGTAACGCTTCATTAATAAATATAGATATAAGCGAGTCGAGGTTTGAAGGAGTTTCATTCTATGGAGCAACTTTGAAAAATATTAAAGGAATAACTGAAGTGAATTTCCATAGCATTAATGTCGGCACTCCTGACAACCCAACAGTACTTCTAGGTCAAGATGCAGCAAAATGGTTAGAAGCTACCGTGGGAGAATGA
- a CDS encoding Imm7 family immunity protein, producing the protein MYEYHGWATIRECASFEEDEYQYGLVIQRLREYVEELNWPTGVLDVRAVNGDFQLWIAGLDNHKPVSKYDPAEVLKKVGEIAPGSYGILYVRDSDDTESFNQFKVYTLIRGKVMENDDPFLSPFIPTLEDDYEG; encoded by the coding sequence ATGTACGAATATCATGGCTGGGCAACCATTAGAGAATGTGCGTCGTTTGAAGAAGATGAGTATCAATATGGTTTAGTTATTCAACGTCTGCGGGAATATGTAGAAGAGCTAAATTGGCCTACAGGTGTTTTGGACGTGAGAGCAGTTAATGGTGACTTTCAACTATGGATAGCGGGCCTAGATAATCACAAACCTGTATCAAAATATGATCCCGCCGAAGTGTTGAAAAAGGTAGGTGAAATAGCTCCGGGTTCCTATGGAATTCTTTATGTAAGAGATAGTGATGATACGGAATCCTTCAATCAGTTTAAGGTTTACACTTTAATTCGAGGTAAAGTAATGGAGAATGATGATCCGTTTCTCTCCCCATTCATACCTACACTAGAGGATGATTACGAAGGATAA
- the nikA gene encoding nickel ABC transporter substrate-binding protein, with protein sequence MNKKTPLLALVSLALSAGLLSACGSSESSPAAQPSTDNKNVHFLYNFSTSSLDPHVDSSYVPLRAGITETLVRLDEENLTVAPWLAESWESEDGQHWTIDLRDDVTFQNGKPMTGESVKASLERALEENVAIQNALKIDTIDAEGDKLEITTTQPFPEFASELVNPNTAIIDVSEPDIVNKPIGTGPFKLISFTPGSKLELDRYDEYWDGASPLDSITFSFNEDANARTLALKSGQVDIVYRPEVESLESLKAMDGMTVESTSTFRVHQLTMNMQRESMKDLNVRRALDALIDRQGIVDTILLGYGEAAIGPFLPSLPFAPTYTDTATESGADVAVKYLGEAGYTLQNGVMTKEGKPLQLTLLTYSSRADLPLIAQVFQSDAKKIGIDVQIRQIDTPEDYMASNRDWDIATYSNLTAPRGDAGYYLNATYHPKGALNFSGSEDPELTKIIEELNLTVAPEKRAELAEKAANYVHDNVLNSFVLHPGTIVAYNGKKIKNWVTTRSEYYMITNKLDVM encoded by the coding sequence TTGAATAAAAAGACGCCACTGTTAGCGCTGGTCTCCTTGGCCTTGAGCGCTGGACTGTTGAGCGCCTGCGGATCATCTGAATCCAGTCCCGCTGCGCAGCCATCTACCGATAATAAAAATGTTCACTTCCTATATAACTTTTCCACCAGTTCGCTAGATCCACATGTGGATTCTAGTTATGTGCCGCTGCGCGCGGGCATTACGGAGACGTTGGTTCGTCTCGACGAGGAGAATCTGACGGTTGCTCCATGGCTTGCTGAGAGTTGGGAGAGCGAAGACGGGCAGCACTGGACGATCGACCTGCGAGATGATGTGACCTTCCAGAACGGCAAGCCAATGACGGGTGAATCCGTTAAAGCATCCCTTGAGCGGGCACTGGAAGAGAATGTAGCGATCCAGAACGCGCTGAAGATCGATACAATTGATGCCGAGGGCGACAAGCTGGAGATTACCACAACTCAGCCGTTCCCGGAGTTCGCTTCCGAACTGGTGAACCCCAACACGGCGATTATTGACGTGAGTGAGCCGGACATTGTGAACAAGCCTATTGGTACGGGCCCGTTCAAGCTGATTTCTTTTACCCCAGGCAGCAAGCTGGAATTGGATCGATATGATGAATACTGGGACGGGGCATCGCCACTGGATTCCATCACGTTCTCATTCAATGAAGATGCCAATGCACGCACACTTGCACTCAAATCTGGACAGGTAGATATCGTATACCGTCCAGAAGTCGAGAGCCTCGAATCGCTCAAAGCGATGGACGGCATGACGGTTGAGTCTACATCGACGTTCCGTGTGCATCAGCTAACCATGAACATGCAGCGGGAGAGTATGAAGGACCTCAATGTCCGCCGTGCGCTGGACGCGCTGATTGATCGTCAGGGCATCGTCGACACGATCCTGCTCGGCTACGGTGAAGCAGCCATCGGCCCGTTCCTGCCATCGTTGCCATTCGCGCCAACCTATACGGATACAGCAACGGAATCCGGAGCTGATGTCGCTGTAAAATATCTTGGCGAAGCGGGATATACACTGCAAAACGGCGTGATGACCAAGGAAGGTAAACCGTTGCAGCTAACCCTACTGACGTATTCGTCTCGTGCCGATCTGCCACTGATCGCTCAAGTGTTCCAATCGGATGCGAAGAAAATTGGTATCGACGTCCAGATTCGCCAGATTGACACACCGGAAGATTATATGGCGTCTAATCGCGACTGGGATATTGCAACGTACAGTAACTTGACGGCCCCGCGTGGCGATGCTGGATATTACCTGAATGCGACGTACCATCCGAAGGGTGCCCTTAACTTCAGTGGATCGGAAGATCCGGAACTGACCAAGATCATCGAGGAACTGAATCTCACAGTTGCACCGGAGAAGCGCGCAGAGCTTGCCGAGAAGGCAGCCAACTACGTGCATGACAACGTACTGAATTCATTCGTGCTGCATCCAGGTACGATCGTGGCCTACAACGGCAAGAAGATCAAGAACTGGGTTACCACCCGCAGTGAGTATTACATGATTACCAATAAGCTGGATGTGATGTAA
- the nikB gene encoding nickel ABC transporter permease has product MFRILLRKFLEVFIFLLFIMFVSFLFIRLAPGDPVLTILNVDELSVSQEQVEAVREEMGFNDSLPVQFGSWLLDFVRLDFGVSYSTGQPVMQTLMRALPATAELTIGALLVMLVIAIPLGSLSALHRGSWIDRGSRMLSIVGAAVPSFWLGLILIDMFGVRFGNLPTMGRDGFISLILPSLTLGLAISSVYVRLLRSSLLDSLSQEFVRSARARGLSEGRIFMLHAFRHSLPPVITVFGVSLGSLIGGVVVIEVLFAYPGIGKLVVDAIRQRDYPLIQGYILIMAIVVFLVNTAVDLSYRYLNPEMKLKEKEAHR; this is encoded by the coding sequence ATGTTTCGCATTTTGCTTCGGAAGTTCCTTGAGGTATTTATTTTTCTGCTGTTCATTATGTTTGTAAGTTTCCTATTCATTCGTCTGGCTCCCGGTGACCCGGTGTTGACGATTCTGAACGTAGACGAACTGTCCGTTAGTCAGGAGCAGGTCGAAGCTGTACGCGAGGAGATGGGCTTCAACGATTCGCTTCCTGTCCAGTTCGGCAGCTGGTTGCTCGATTTTGTTCGGCTCGACTTTGGCGTATCGTATTCGACAGGTCAGCCCGTCATGCAGACCCTGATGCGTGCGCTGCCAGCTACGGCTGAACTGACGATTGGCGCGCTGCTGGTCATGCTCGTGATAGCGATCCCGCTCGGCTCGCTATCAGCGCTCCATCGCGGAAGTTGGATTGACCGGGGCAGCCGGATGCTCTCCATTGTGGGTGCGGCGGTGCCGAGCTTCTGGCTGGGGTTGATCCTGATCGACATGTTCGGCGTACGCTTCGGTAATCTGCCGACCATGGGCCGCGATGGATTCATCTCGCTTATTCTGCCATCTCTGACGCTGGGACTTGCCATCTCCAGCGTCTATGTGCGTCTTTTGCGCTCCAGCCTGCTAGATTCTCTAAGTCAGGAGTTTGTTCGGTCCGCCCGCGCAAGAGGGTTATCCGAAGGTCGGATCTTCATGCTACACGCGTTTCGCCACAGTCTGCCGCCTGTCATTACGGTATTCGGTGTCAGTCTTGGCAGCCTGATTGGCGGAGTTGTCGTGATTGAAGTGTTGTTCGCTTATCCGGGCATCGGCAAGCTCGTCGTGGACGCCATCCGCCAGCGTGATTATCCACTGATTCAGGGTTACATTCTCATCATGGCTATCGTGGTATTCCTCGTGAATACGGCGGTAGATCTGTCGTACCGTTATTTGAATCCCGAAATGAAACTGAAGGAAAAGGAGGCCCACCGATGA
- the nikC gene encoding nickel transporter permease, whose translation MKSMPLPIPTTKSKKHSWQAIIGLLFALLVIGASVYAFVVLKHDHTLTDLRGRLQGASALHPFGTDHLGRDVLTRLLLGGGQTLGYSLLALGAALLIGIPFGLIAGYKRGWVDKLFMRIADAFLAFPDTIVAIVLSGLLGAGIGNLVLAIVIVKWVSYARLVRSTVLSESQKDYIRIARTNGLSDGRIMRKHLLPHIAGHVLVLASLDLGKIILLISSLSYIGLGAQPPTPEWGAMLNDSRPYFQSRPELMIYPGLAIVSVVLLANMLGDYLRDRFDVKKEVQP comes from the coding sequence ATGAAATCCATGCCCCTGCCCATTCCAACTACAAAATCTAAAAAACATAGCTGGCAGGCGATTATTGGTTTGCTATTTGCCCTGCTGGTCATCGGGGCCTCCGTATATGCCTTTGTAGTTCTGAAACATGATCACACCTTAACCGATCTGCGCGGACGATTACAGGGCGCTAGTGCTCTCCATCCGTTCGGTACGGACCACCTGGGTCGCGATGTACTGACACGTCTGCTGCTCGGCGGCGGCCAAACGCTGGGTTATAGCCTGCTGGCACTTGGCGCTGCACTGTTAATCGGCATTCCGTTTGGCTTGATCGCGGGTTACAAACGTGGCTGGGTCGATAAGCTGTTCATGCGGATTGCGGACGCCTTTCTTGCCTTTCCTGATACCATCGTCGCCATCGTGCTAAGTGGCCTGCTAGGGGCTGGAATCGGTAATCTGGTGTTGGCGATCGTGATCGTGAAGTGGGTTAGTTATGCGCGTCTCGTTCGAAGTACGGTTTTATCGGAGTCACAAAAGGATTACATTCGCATTGCCCGCACCAACGGACTATCCGACGGTCGTATCATGAGAAAACATCTGCTTCCACATATCGCAGGCCATGTGCTCGTGTTGGCCAGTCTTGATCTGGGCAAAATCATTCTGCTCATCTCGTCACTGTCTTACATCGGCCTTGGCGCACAACCGCCAACACCTGAATGGGGAGCGATGCTGAACGACTCACGGCCTTACTTCCAGTCTCGGCCGGAGCTGATGATCTACCCGGGTCTCGCTATTGTCTCGGTAGTCCTACTTGCCAACATGCTGGGCGACTATCTGCGAGACCGGTTCGATGTGAAGAAGGAGGTGCAGCCGTGA